The segment ttaaaattagggttaggggtaaaggGGTTCGGTTTAGGGTTAGATACATTGTCATCACCACAACTAATGTTCACACATGATCACTCAGTCACCATAAATAATGTTCACACCCGATCACTCAGTCACCATAAATAATGTTCACACATGATCACTCAGTCACCATAAATAATGTTCACACATGATCACTCAGTCACCATAAATAATGTTCACACATGATCACTCAGTCACCACAACTAATGTTCACACATGATCACTCAGTCACCACAACTAATGTTCACACATGATCACTCAGTCACCACAACTAATGTTCACACATGATCACTCAGTCACCATAAATAATGTTCACACATGATCACTCAGTCACCTTACGCACACACACCGTAAGCCAAactctgtgtgtttcagctgcGTCCAGGCGAAGCCTTCACTGTGTACCACACCAGCCCTACTCTGTCCAGTCTGTCCAAACCAGTGGTTCTGTGGACCCAACAGGATGTCTGCAAGTGGCTGAAGAAACACTGTCCACACAACTACCTGACCTACGTAGAAGCCTTCTCCCACCATGCTATCACAGGTAACGTGTAGAAACTTTCTCCAACCCCGCAATCACAGGAAATGTGTAGAAACTTTCTCCAACCCCGCAATCACTGGTAATGTGTAGAAACCTTCTCCAACCCCTCTACCACAGGTAATGTGTAGAAACTTTCTCCAACCCCACTATCACAGGTAATGTGTAGAAACTTTCTCCCACCATGCTATCACAGGTAACGTGTAGAAACTTTCTCCAACCCCGCAATCACAGGAAATGTGTAGAAACTTTCTCCAACCCCACTATCACAGGTAATGTGTAGAAACCTTCTCCAACCCCACTATCACAGGTAATGTGTAGAAACTTTCTCCAACCCCACTATCACAGGTAATGTGTAGAAACCTTCTCCAACGCTGCAATCACAGGTAATGTGTAGAAACCTTCTCCAACGCTGCAATCACAGGTAATGTGTAGAAACCTTCTCCAACGCTGCAATCACAGGTAATGTGTAGAAACCTTCTCCCACCCCGCAGTCACAGGTAATGTGTAGAAACCTTCTCCCACCCTGCAGTCACAGGTAATGTGTAGAAACCTTCTCCCACCCTGCAGTCACAGGTAATGTGTAGAAACCTTCTCCCACCCTGCAGTCACAGGTAATGTGTAGAAACCTTCTCCCACCCTGCAGTCACAGGTAATGTGTAGAAACCTTCTCCAACGCTGCAATCACAGGTAATGTGTAGAAACCTTCTCCCACCCCGCAGTCACAGGTAATGTGCAGAAACCTTCTCCCACCCTGCAGTCACAGGTAATGTGCAGAAACCTTCTCCAACCCTGCAGTCACAGGTAATGTGTAGAAACCTTCTCCCACCCTGCAGTCACAGGTAATGTGCAGAAACCTTCTCCCACCCTGCAGTCACAGGTAATGTGCAGAAACCTTCTCCCACCCTGCAGTCACAGGTAATGTGCAGAAACCTTCTCCCACCCTGCAGTCACAGGTAATGTGTAGAAACCTTCTCCAACCCCGCAGTCACAGGTAATGTGTAGAAACCTTCTCCAACCCCGCAGTCATAGGTAATTTGTAGAAACCTTCTCCCACCCTGCAGTCACAGGTAATGTGCAGAAACCTTCTCCCACCCCGCAGTCACAGGTAATGTGTAGAAACATTCTCCAACCCCGCAGTCACAGGTAATGTGTAGAAACCTTCGCCCACCCCGCAGTCACAGGTAATGTGTAGAAACATTCTCCAACCCCGCAGTCACAGGTAATGTGTAGAAACCTTCTCCAACCCCGCAGTCACAGGTAATGTGCAGAAACCTTGGTCTGCTCCACTCTCACAGAAGGTAGTGAAGCAACTCCTGGCTGTCCTGCTGCTGGTTGCCCTTAAAGCGTCcctggaaagagagagcgaaagagagtgctacagagagagagaacacagctcAGTCAGAACACTCACGAAGAAGATAAACACttccttcagaaactattcatacccgcttgacttattccacatgttgtattatagcctgaattcaaaatggattcaaaatgttttttctcaaccatctacacacaataccccataatgacaaaatgaaaacctGTATTTGacgtttttgcaaatttattgaaaacaaACTCcagaaatacagtggggcaaaaaagtatttagtcagccaccaattgtgcaagttctcccacttaaaaagatgagagaggcctgtaattttcatcatagatacacttcaactatgacagacaaaattagaaaaaaatatcaagaaaatcacattgtaggatttttaaggaatttatttgcaaattatggtggaaaataagtatttggtcaataacaaaagtttatctcaatactttgttatataccctttgttggcaatgacagaggtcaaacgttttctgtaagtcttcacaagattttcacacactgttgctggtattttggcccattcctccatgcagatctcctctagagcagtgatgttttggggctgttgctgggcaacacggactttcaactccctccaaagattttctatggggttgagatctggagactggctaggccactccaggaccttgaaatgcttcttacgaagccactccttcgttgcccaggcggtgtgtttgggatcattgtcatgctgaaagacccagccacgtttcatcttcaatgcccttgctgatggaaggaggttttcactcaaaatctcacaatacatggccccattcattctttcctttacacggatcagtcgtccagATCCCTtttcagaaaaacagccccaaagcatgatgtttccaaccccatgcttcacagtaggtatggtgttctttggatgcaactcagcattctttgtcctccaaacacgacgagttgagtttttaccaaaaagttatattttggtttcatctgaccatatgacattctcccaatcttcttctggatcatccaaatgctctctagaaaacttcagaggggcctgaacatgtactggcttaagcagggggacacgtctggcactgcaggatttgagtccctggcggcgtagtgtgttactgatggtaggctttgttactttggtcccagctctctgcaggtcattaaCTAGGTCCcgccgtgtggttctgggatttttgctcacctttgtgatcattttgaccccacggggtgagatcttgcgtggagccccagatcgagggagattatcagtggtcttgtatatcttcaatttcctaataatttctcccacagttgatttcttcaaaccaagctgcttacctattgcagattcagtcttcccatcctggaacaggtctacaattttgtttctgatgtcctttgacagctctttggtcttagtggagtttggagtgtgactgtttgaggttgtggacaggtgtcttttatactgataacaagttcaaacaggtgccattaatacaggtaacgagtggaggacagagaagcctcttaaagaagaagttacaggtctgtgagagccagaaatcttgcttgtttgtaggtgaccaaatacttattttccaccataatttgcaaataaattcattaaaaatcctacaatgtgattttctggatttttttcttcttattttgtcttattttgtctgtcatagttgaagtttacacaattggtggctgactaaatacttttttcccccactgtatctaatttacataagtattcacacccctgagccaatactttgtagaagcagctTTAGCAGCGATTGCAGCTATGAGGTTTCTGGGTACGTatttaagagctttccacacctggattgtgcaacatttgcccattattattttcaaaattcttcaagctctgtcaaattggttgttgatcattgctagacaaccattttcaggttttgccatagatttGCAAGTAGatgtaagtcaaaactgtaactcggccactcaggaacatttactgtcttcttggtaggcaactccagtgtagagttgaccttgtaggttattgtcctgcagaaaggtgaattcatctcccagtgtctggtggaaagaagactgaaccagattttcctcaaggatttgcctgtgcttagctccattctggcTATTTTTTATCCTGCAAAACTCCCTAATCCTTAATGTTTACAAGCATACCCAAAACATGATGCAGTcaacactatgcttgaaaattgaggagtggtactcagtaatgtgttatattggattTTCCCTAAACATAAcaatttgtattcaggacaaactTGTTGCAAACAttatgcatgttttgaaatattgcattctgtacaggcttccttcttttcactctgtcatgtagcttagtattgtggagtaactccaacattgttgatccatcctaagttttctcctatcagagccattaaactctgtaactgttttaaagtcaccattggcctcaggGTGAAATCtatgagcggtttccttcctctcaccgagttaggaaggatgcctgtcaCTTTGTagactgagtgtattgatacaccatcgaaCGTGTATTTAATAACTTCTTTATGCTCAAAGAAATATtccatgtctgctttttttacccatctaccaatatgtgcccttctttgtgaggcattggaaaacctccctggtcttttcggttgaatctgtgtttgaaattcagtgatcgactgagggaccttacagataattgtatgtgtggggtacagagatgaggtagccaTTAGAAAATCATgttaacactattattgcagacagagtgagtccatgcaacttagtatgtgacttgttaagcacattttttaattttgaacttatttaggcatgccataacaaaggggtcaaatacttattgactcaagacaggttttcattttttattaatttgtaaacatttctaaaaacataattccaccttGACATGatgggttttgtgtgtaggccaCTGACAACAATCCCAAAATGCCATCCATTTTAAACACAAAAAACATTGCAAAACGTCAAGgcgtgtgaataccttctgaaggcactatacaGACAGGCATTATAGTAGCCCAGGAGCTGAAGCCTTCAGATCTCAAGTAAGTTTATTCATCACCCAAGCCTAGTTTTGCAAGCTTATTCTCTACACTCCGCTACTCTCCACCGCCCAGAGGACTGAAGCTCCTGTACCCAGAGAGTTGGGACCAATTCACACAGGTCTCTGAAAAGCCTTAGCCTGAGAAACCAAATCTCACACAAGTTGTATTTTTAGTTCCTTAGCTGGTTCCACAGCTTCGCTTTTTCAGCTGCGGGACTTAAGAAACGGTTTACACCTAAATCTCTCACAAGGAGATTTAAAGACCATTCATGCAGCGAAAGCTAAGAAAGGAATGCTGTGTTTTTGTGAAAGAAAAGGAAAGCTGTTGAAGCGGATGCAGTTGACGGCGTTCtggaatctcacacacacacgcacacacgcacacacgcacacacgcacacacacacacacacacacacacacacacacacacacacacacacacacacacacacgctttggACACATTGCTAACAAcagacatccacacacacatgcattagaCACATTGCTAACAAcagacatccacacacacatgcacacacacatgcgcgcacacacacacacacacagtacgtaCTGTATATGAGCGCTCAGTTCTCTTAGCCTTGAGTCAGACAGTACAGAACAGGTCCCTTTCAGAGCCAGTCACAGTGAACAGATTGCTTTTCTAAACTGCATGGTCAGCCATCACTCACTAAGTCACTCTGCACCTAGATACACACACAGTGTTTGTCTGCCTCAAGTTACAGATAACCCAGCAACAGCAGATCATATCTCTTTGATTTATTCATCATATTTATACGTTATATTACAGACACTAGCACATGCATGAACacagacattcacacacacacatgcacacacacacacgcacacacacacacacacacacacacacacacacacacacacacacacacacacacacacacacacacacacacacacacacacacacacacacacacacaggtgcagtCAGTTTGTCTTATTATGTGTATAAAATGTGGAAGCTACAGGCAGCACCTGTTAAATAGAGAATCAGCTagccatagaattacatatagaacctgATTGTTATAAAGATGTGTTTGATGCTATTCATTAGGCTACTCCCATTACCTATTGCTAGAAAACCCCCATGTGATTCGAGTGAAGGCATTTTCTCTCAGTTTACTATTGCAGTGGTTAGTGGTGAGTGCTCTCGGAGCTCCACTCATGTACATCGGGGTTCTATACGAGTTGCACCCGCAGACATGTGCATGTATGTGGGTCTACATCCACAGTTGCTCGAGAAGCGCACACCCCTTTTTAGTTTTCATTTTTTCATTGAATGTATTATTTCGGTTATTGAGATCTCTGCTTTTAAATGTACCGGTTGAGTTAGAAAGACCTGTGTGAATGTGAGGATGGTTATTAGTCTTTGGTAGATATTTTAGCCCAATACAACCTCTGTGTTGGGTAAATAGTTTCCAACCAGTTACTTGGTTATTTGCAACCATGAAACCATGAGGCAATGGTTCAGGCAATGGTTTAGCCAGGGCCGGCCCTACCAATAAGCCACATAAGCAGACACTTTTTTAACACAGATTTTTATTTCAAAAATTGTAAttcagtcagggtctcaacttactgttgagagttataatagtagaatacaccatTTTCAATTTCTAAATGtgtttgtgcatcagcagttttcctcttCTTATGTccgtcactgacagtcactcaataaGCCAGCTATATgttttagatagctggctaaatGAACTTACCTAGCAAGCTAAACCTTGTAGTAATCATGACTGAATTACCTACCAGGCACTAAGGGCATGTATCAATAAGGGGGATcattgctttcacctggattcagctGGTCAGTCTGCCATGAAAAGTGTAGGTatctttaatgttttgtacactctgtgtaaaTAACCACTGCTACCTGCACTATCCTTCTTTCTTAATAAGTACTGGTGTCCCGCTATTCAAATCAATTCTAATAGTTATTATAGCGGTTAAGCATTTAGGTATATAAGTGTCTTCTATCGGTtgaaagcttcaattcttgttaatctaactgcactgtctgatttacagtagctattacagcgaaaacCTGCAATGGGATTgtttgaggacagcgccccacatcaaaatatttttcccctggcacaggtttcatacattcacatataaAGAGTAAATATTCACTTagtttttgaaaatcttcctctgatttgtcatccaaagcgTCCCAGCAataacatgtagtgtcatttttttatatcccaaaaagtcagtttagttggcgccaccGATTTGAGTTTACCACTCgttcaacttgcagagaaaggaattCGAAAATcgacccctaaactttgtttcaacaagtgaAAATgcatttctatttactcctcagatagcctaaaatgtaatcaaactataatattatttctggaaagaagtatgttcaattgGAAAACAATTTTAGCAGGTGCGTCCTGTCTTCATGGCGTGCGCAAACATGAATTTCCAAGattgtgtccctgtactaaaatggatatttcttatttgtttttgaagttacaagcctgaaaccttgccCATAGACTGCTGAcgccctgtggaagccataggaattgcatacaGGGAGCTAATGTTTAATATGACCTTTTACTTGCctttctaagaggatggtctctctcaacaacaaaaaaatgtttgttttttctttggattttctcctaccatatctattgtgttatattctcctacattattatAACATTTcaacaaacttcaaagtgttttctttccaatggtaccaattatatgcatatcctggcttcagggcctgagcaacaggcagtttactttaggCACTTCATTCAGACAGGAAGTTGAGAAAAAAAGAGGCCTAGCTCTAAGAAGTTTTAAGctacaccctggaccagagatgTGTTTGTTCTCAAGAATCCAATGCCATACAGCCATAAGGTTCTCTGTTTAACAATTGACCACAGCGGACTCTGTCTAACCATGTCTAACAACTACGCGCAATACGGTTTTTGAAACCTCAGAAACTCTACTTTAATTTCACtccaaaatacattttcaaattaCAAAAGATTCACTTACTGTGTGCTGTTTTAACATGAAGTGTCGTTATTGTGGCGGCCATGACAGAAATGTCtcccttttgctctcagaacTTGTTTATCACCAATTAACCGTGTCGGTGGATTGAACAAAACGGTTTCCACAGAAACAGTAGAAGGATATATTTTATTTTCCCTTCTCcattctctctttattctcttcttctctttgaGGCTGCTAGCTGCTATCGCTATCTGCAGGCCATTATTAGGCTCTGTATTAAGTCTGTCGGAGGGGAAATGGATTGGAGCTTTCTTCATCTGCTTTGTCTTATTTGTACACAAAGGAACCAAGGGCAGCTTTTCTAGGACACCATGTTTCTGGGGGCAGGAAAGAGAGACGCACTGGCTGAgttgggaggaggggtgagggctGGACAGAgagggtgtgcatgtgtgtgctggGTTTTTGAGGTGTGCCCACGTCCAGAGGCGGAAATGAGAATGGATGGATTGATTAGGAGAGCTAACAGTATGAGTAATGTGTCTAATTAACATGTAGACCTAGGCTGCTACAGCTTTGATGGAttccttcactctcctctccattGAAAGACAGGCCCAtcccgtatgtgtgtgtgtgtaataaagtAGACATGCATGTGTTTTTgtgaagtttgtgtgtgtgtgtgcgcatgatgCTTACTGTGGATAATGGTATGTTCAAAGTGTGTTTCCTGGTAGTTTAACGCCTTGGTGTTCTAGTTCAAACATCCTCAGTAAATTGTCTGGCTGTATAAACCTCACTTTGCCATCCTGCTCGCTGTCATGACGACTCGTATGTAAAGCAGAGAATACACACTTAACGCTTAGATGTAAATcaacagtgtacacacacacacacacaggcactgtcACGATTGTTGTATAAAtaagtggaccaaggtgcagcgtgtttAGAGTTCCACATTTTATTAATCTCCAAAAACAACAAAGATATAACAAACGTGCAATAGCGCACATAGGCACTAACACGAGAAATATACCACATCGCAGGTGGGAAAAAGGAcacactaagtatgatccccaattagaggcaacgatcatcagctgcctccaattgggaaccatacacacacaccaacatagaaacacAATAACTAGAAAAGAAACCCTAGTCAGCTctctgtggtcagggcgtgacaggcacacagacgcacagacacaTACACCAGACAGGTTGCTCAAGATCCACTGAGAAATTCGATGTCGGTCCAGGTTAACAGGACGTCGGTAGATGAAGACCAGCCGCTAGGGGCAACGGGGAGCGCTGTAAcatcaagtaggcttgggttttgctagggtgttgtggacagggttGGCGGATGGGTGTAATATATTCAATCTAAGTgcttttaaaaaaatgtttacttTATTCCAAACCTTATCCCAAAATCTaatcttaccttaaccattcagtaaAAAACAAAGCCTGTTCTAACATAGTATTTGCCTCTCTCCTTttcgctcgctcgctcactcgctcactttctccctctccctctccccctccctctccctcgctcgctcgttccccctccctctccctctccctctccccctccctccctctccctcgctcgctcgctccctctccccctcccctccccctccccctccccctctccctctccccctccccctccctctccctctccccctccctctccccctccctctccccctccctctccctctccctctctctctccaggtcgtGCATTGCTGAGGTTGAACGGGGAAAAGTTGGAGAGGATGGGCATTGTCCAAGAAACATTGAGACAGGAGGTTCTACAGCAGGTCCTTCAGCTACAAGTCAGAGAGGAGGTCCGCAACCTGCAGTTGCTCAGCAGAGgtgagcactgtgtgtgtgtgtgtgtgtgtgtgtgtgtgggtctgtgcaCACGTGTGTTTTTAGGACATGTAAAGTGTTCCATAAACACACATGTCCAGACATCAATAGCCTGCTGAGGTCACTGTGTGCTGACCTGGATTCAGCTGTTAATGAGGATAGAACACAGCAGTATAAAATACGATATAGTCAAAGGTAAAAGTGTATTATTAATATCATGATTTTGGCATCCTATTTATAGGGCTAATGGTTACTACTTCTAAACTTCCAAAGAGCCAATCAACCATGGATGAATGATAGGAAACCTAGCTTCTCGTTGAAATGAGGGTGTCCTTTGTTTGGCAATTCATATGTCAATGTAGCCTACTTAAACCCAACCCCAGTCTGAATCTACTTTCACATACAATTAGAGGGGTTACTTTGTCAGGGTGGAATTTTCCATTATTATGAACCAGTAGGTGGGTGATTAATGTCACTTAATCACACTTAATAACACTTTCTACTATTATGAGAAAAACTTGGATTATATTAATATTGATatgaaatatacagtatgtatatgtaTAGAAATAAATGATTGATCTGTTATGAATTATTATTCACCAGTAAGGATTTGTAAACTTTTTTTGCGGCCTTCCCTTCTTCGTCAAAATTGTGGCCTCATAAACCTGGGCACAGTGGTCTCGAGTGGAGAAATATAATTAGAACAATTATATATACaccactgttcaaaagtttgggatcacttagaaatgtccttgttttttaaagaaaaacacaaacatttaaattaaataacataaaatcagaaatacattgttgaaaatgactattgtagctggaaacatctgattttaatggaatatctacataggcgtacagaggcccattatcagcaaccatcaagCCTGtattccaatgacacgttgtgttagctaatccaagtttagcattttaaaaggctaattgatcattagaagacccttaaaacaccagtctcaacgtcaacagtgaagaggcgactccggtatgctggccttctaaacagagttcctctgtccagtgtctttgTTCTTTTTCCCaacttaatattttctttttattggccagtctgagatatggctttttctttgcaactctgcctagaaggccagcatcccggagtcgtctcttcactgttgatgttgaaacTAGTGTTTTGTGGGTAATTTTTTGTGGGAACggaggctccatggattgatgaggaattgaaaaactgtatggttgaaagagatggggaaaggggagtggctaataagtctgtcTTGCGAAATTATGTGATTAACCGGAACAAAaataaactgtattatgaagccaagatcaattatATAAAGAATTATGGAAAAAAATGGAATACTTTAAattaaattatgggcagaaagacaaattgaactccatctttcattgaatcagatggcttattcatcacaaaaccatttaatTTAATGCTAATTATTTGAATGAttatttcattggcaaagtgggcaaacgtAGCCAGGAAATGTCAACAATGAACATTGAGCCATTGTATTCATGCATTAAAAAaactaataatgaaagaaaagcattgcaagtttgaaGTTGGTAAAGtttgtgtgggagaggtggaaaaattattgttatcaatcaataatgacaaacctcctggcattgataactgagatggaaagctactgagaatggtagctgactctatagccactcctatctatCATATTTTTAGTCTGAGCCGCGAgcaaagtctttgtcctcaggcgggaagccaaagtaattccgctaaCTAAAGAGTGGTTCTAACAGCAGccctataagcttgctgccagctctcagcaaactgttggaaaaaattgtgtttgaccaaatacaatgctatttacctGAAAAACAAAtcaacaacagactttcagcatgcttatagagaagggcactcaacatgtactgcactgacacaaatgactgatgattggttgaaagattttgataataagaagattgtgggagctatACTGTTAGATTttagtgcagcctttgatattattgaccataacctgttgttgaaaaaacttttgtgttatggcttttcaaccgttgccatatcgtggattcagagctatctatctaatagaactcaaagagttttctttaatggaaacttctctaatgtcaaacatgtcaagagtggtgtaccgcagggcagctctctaggccctctactattTTCTagttttaccaatgacctgccattggcattaaacaaagcatgtgtgtccatgtatgctgatgattcaaccatatatgcatcagcaaccacagctaatgaagtcactgaaacccttaacaaagagttgcaatctgttttggaatgggtggccagtaataaactggtcctgaacatctctaaaactaagagcattgtatttggtacaattCTTTccttaacctgttatggctgcaatcccgatatctGCATCGATATAACAACTACCTGTGAAAATAGAGgccgccaaattcaaaccacagaaatctcataattacaattcctaaaacatacatgtgtcttatatcattttaaagctattctcgttgttaatcccaccaaagtgtccaatttcaaatagcCTTTTCAGCGAAAACACTataaacgattatgttaggtctccaccaaaccacaataagcacagccattttccagcaaaatatagcattcacaaaaagcataaataaagataaaattaatcactaaccttgaattatcttcatcagatgacactcataggacttcatgttacacaatacatgcatattttgtttgataaagttcatatttatataaaaaaatctgagtttacattgggctaattagattcactagttacaaaaacatcaagtgattttgcatagccacatcgtttcaacagaaatactcatcgtaaatgtagatgataatacaagttatatacatggaattatagatattcCTCTCCTTagtgcaactgctgtgtcagatttttttttaagttcagggaaaaagcaacccatgcaataatctgagatggcactca is part of the Oncorhynchus masou masou isolate Uvic2021 chromosome 33, UVic_Omas_1.1, whole genome shotgun sequence genome and harbors:
- the LOC135527885 gene encoding sterile alpha motif domain-containing protein 10-like, with the protein product MAVDAASSFSFCRASLEHTVSVEELSYQLPRRPGASLTWHDGRGQKNTHTVKLLQQPGTEGIQLRPGEAFTVYHTSPTLSSLSKPVVLWTQQDVCKWLKKHCPHNYLTYVEAFSHHAITGRALLRLNGEKLERMGIVQETLRQEVLQQVLQLQVREEVRNLQLLSRASFGNIS